The proteins below are encoded in one region of Nocardioides marmorisolisilvae:
- the rpmG gene encoding 50S ribosomal protein L33 — MASKSSDVRPKITLACVDCKERNYITKKNRRNDPDRMELKKFCPRCRKHTEHRETR; from the coding sequence GTGGCCAGCAAGAGCTCCGACGTCCGCCCCAAGATCACCTTGGCGTGCGTTGACTGCAAGGAACGCAACTACATCACCAAGAAGAACCGCCGCAACGACCCGGACCGCATGGAGCTGAAGAAGTTCTGCCCGCGTTGCCGCAAGCACACCGAGCACCGCGAGACCCGCTGA
- a CDS encoding amidase: MSRSPDLARTRLHAFGDDALGDHDAVGLVAELRSGRVSPSELVEAAIARAERVAGPLGAIACPDFDRARQRARLLDASAGAATGYFAGLPTFVKDNSDVAGLPTQHGTTAFRATPAAADGDFAATFFRLGPVNLGKSQLSEFGISASAESPGRTVRNPWSPEHSSGASSAGSAALVASGVVPLAHANDGGGSIRIPAAATGLVGLKPSRGRVPQDAMTRQMPVRVVADGVVTRSVRDTAAYLRETERLFRNLRLPPVGDVVGPGRKRRRIALVVDSVFTRSDAETAEAVRSAAALLESMGHHVEEIDVPVPDYFVGDFKVYYGLLFLVLNATGRHTFGPSFDWRRTEPLTRGFCAYVLRHLPRVPLAIARLRASTISSRRLYRQYDAVLTPTLSHVTPRIGYLDPTLPYDVVMDRLLGWVGFTPMQNATGDPAISLPFATSAEGTPIGIQLAAGMGRERRLLQLAYEVEQARPFARIQDAVSA; this comes from the coding sequence ATGTCACGCAGCCCCGACCTGGCCCGGACCCGCCTGCACGCCTTCGGCGACGATGCCCTCGGCGACCATGACGCGGTCGGCCTGGTCGCGGAGCTGCGCAGCGGCCGGGTGTCGCCCTCGGAACTGGTGGAGGCAGCGATCGCCCGAGCCGAGCGGGTCGCCGGACCTCTCGGTGCGATCGCCTGTCCCGACTTCGACCGGGCCCGGCAGCGCGCCCGCCTGCTCGACGCGTCCGCCGGTGCGGCGACCGGGTACTTCGCGGGCCTGCCCACCTTCGTCAAGGACAACAGTGACGTCGCCGGCCTGCCGACCCAGCACGGCACCACAGCCTTCCGCGCCACGCCCGCCGCCGCGGACGGCGACTTCGCGGCCACGTTCTTCCGACTCGGCCCGGTCAACCTCGGCAAGTCCCAGCTCTCGGAGTTCGGCATCTCGGCCAGCGCGGAGTCGCCGGGGCGGACCGTGCGGAACCCGTGGAGTCCCGAGCATTCCTCCGGGGCGAGCTCGGCCGGATCTGCCGCGCTGGTCGCCTCCGGGGTGGTGCCCCTGGCGCACGCGAACGACGGCGGTGGGTCGATCCGGATCCCGGCCGCGGCCACCGGCCTGGTCGGGCTCAAGCCGAGCCGTGGCCGGGTCCCGCAGGATGCGATGACCCGCCAGATGCCGGTCCGGGTGGTGGCCGACGGAGTGGTGACACGTTCGGTCCGCGACACCGCGGCCTACCTCCGTGAGACCGAGCGGCTCTTCCGCAACCTCCGGCTGCCTCCGGTCGGGGACGTCGTCGGGCCGGGCCGCAAGCGGCGCCGGATCGCGCTCGTGGTGGACTCCGTCTTCACCCGGAGCGACGCCGAGACCGCCGAGGCGGTCCGATCCGCGGCAGCGTTGCTGGAGTCGATGGGCCATCACGTCGAGGAGATCGACGTACCGGTCCCGGACTACTTCGTCGGCGACTTCAAGGTCTACTACGGATTGCTGTTCCTCGTCCTCAACGCCACCGGACGGCACACCTTCGGTCCGTCGTTCGACTGGCGCCGGACCGAGCCGCTGACGCGGGGCTTCTGTGCCTACGTCCTGCGACACCTGCCCCGGGTGCCTCTCGCGATCGCCCGTCTGCGTGCCTCGACGATCAGCTCGCGTCGCCTCTACCGGCAGTACGACGCGGTGCTGACCCCGACGCTGAGCCACGTCACGCCCCGGATCGGCTACCTCGACCCGACGCTGCCGTACGACGTCGTGATGGATCGTCTCCTGGGCTGGGTCGGGTTCACGCCGATGCAGAACGCCACCGGTGACCCGGCCATCTCGCTCCCGTTCGCGACCAGCGCCGAGGGCACTCCGATCGGGATCCAGCTGGCGGCCGGGATGGGGCGTGAGCGCCGGCTGCTCCAGCTGGCCTATGAGGTCGAGCAGGCGCGACCGTTCGCGCGGATCCAGGACGCGGTCAGCGCCTGA
- a CDS encoding DNA-3-methyladenine glycosylase I, with protein MAIRVPSAAVVGEDGLARCPWAAAPGPMRDYHDQEWGRPVRGESALFERLTLEAFQSGLSWSTILAKRPAFREVFAGFDVDVVSTYDDSDAARLMADPRIVRNRAKIAATLVNARAAVALREEGGLEAFVSGYAPKVQPQPVTTADLPTLSAGSTALSRDLKKRGFTFVGPTTMHALMEATGLIDTHLLGCHRRASG; from the coding sequence ATGGCGATCCGGGTGCCGAGCGCGGCCGTCGTCGGCGAGGACGGGCTGGCCCGCTGCCCCTGGGCGGCGGCGCCGGGACCGATGCGGGACTACCACGACCAGGAGTGGGGCCGTCCGGTGCGTGGCGAGAGCGCGCTCTTCGAGCGGCTCACCCTGGAGGCCTTCCAATCCGGTCTCTCCTGGTCCACGATCCTGGCCAAGCGACCCGCGTTCCGCGAGGTGTTCGCCGGCTTCGACGTCGACGTGGTCTCGACGTACGACGACAGCGATGCGGCCCGTCTGATGGCCGACCCTCGCATCGTGCGCAACCGGGCCAAGATCGCGGCGACGCTGGTCAACGCTCGGGCCGCCGTGGCGCTGCGCGAGGAGGGCGGCCTCGAGGCATTCGTCTCCGGCTACGCGCCCAAGGTCCAGCCGCAGCCGGTGACGACGGCTGACCTGCCCACGCTCAGCGCCGGGTCGACGGCGCTGTCCCGCGACCTGAAGAAGCGTGGGTTCACCTTCGTCGGCCCCACCACGATGCACGCGCTGATGGAGGCCACCGGCCTGATCGACACCCACCTCCTGGGCTGTCACCGGCGGGCGAGCGGCTGA
- a CDS encoding pirin family protein, with amino-acid sequence MEILSPRDVPLGGPRAMTVRRTLPQRQRSLIGAWCFVDHYGPDDLAEAEPMVLPPHPHTGLSTVSWLFAGTIEHRDSAGHRATVSPGALNLMTAGRGISHSEYSTPDAAVLHGCQLWIALPEHSRDTEPDFEHHRPEPVRGEGWTARVFIGALLGCTSPVRVHSPLVGAELALEDGARLSLPVDPAHEHGFLVDRGRLLVDGGPVAANELGYVGTGSSALALEAVGATRLMVIGGEPLGEEIVMWWNFIGRDHDDIAGYRADWQRLLDGGSSERFTLPVDDPLPPLPAPALPNARLRPRS; translated from the coding sequence ATGGAGATCCTGAGCCCCCGTGACGTGCCGCTGGGTGGGCCGCGGGCGATGACGGTGCGGCGCACCCTGCCGCAGCGCCAGCGCAGCCTCATCGGGGCGTGGTGCTTCGTGGACCACTACGGGCCCGACGACCTCGCCGAGGCGGAGCCGATGGTGCTCCCGCCGCACCCCCACACCGGGCTGAGCACGGTCAGCTGGCTCTTCGCCGGGACGATCGAGCACCGTGACTCCGCCGGGCACCGGGCCACGGTCAGTCCCGGCGCCCTGAACCTGATGACGGCCGGCCGCGGGATCAGCCACTCGGAGTACTCCACGCCCGACGCTGCGGTGCTGCACGGCTGCCAGCTCTGGATCGCGCTGCCCGAGCACAGTCGCGACACCGAGCCCGACTTCGAGCACCATCGGCCCGAGCCGGTCCGGGGCGAGGGGTGGACGGCCCGGGTGTTCATCGGCGCGCTGCTCGGCTGTACCTCCCCGGTGCGCGTGCACAGTCCGCTCGTCGGCGCCGAGCTCGCCCTCGAGGACGGTGCGCGCCTGTCCCTGCCGGTGGATCCGGCACACGAGCACGGCTTCCTCGTGGACCGCGGCCGCTTGCTGGTCGACGGCGGGCCGGTCGCCGCGAACGAGCTCGGGTACGTCGGCACGGGCAGCTCGGCCCTCGCGCTCGAGGCCGTCGGCGCCACCCGGCTGATGGTGATCGGCGGGGAGCCGCTCGGCGAGGAGATCGTCATGTGGTGGAACTTCATCGGACGCGACCACGACGACATCGCCGGCTACCGCGCGGACTGGCAGCGGCTGCTCGACGGCGGCTCGTCGGAGCGCTTCACGCTCCCGGTCGACGATCCGCTCCCGCCGTTGCCCGCACCGGCACTCCCGAACGCGCGACTGCGGCCTCGGAGCTGA